A genome region from Carya illinoinensis cultivar Pawnee chromosome 2, C.illinoinensisPawnee_v1, whole genome shotgun sequence includes the following:
- the LOC122294705 gene encoding vesicle-associated membrane protein 724-like — MSQESFIYSFVARGTMILAEYTEFSGNFPAIAARCLEKLGSSNDKFTYTCDHHTFNFLVEDGYAYCVVAKESVGKQISFAFLERMKLDFRKRYGGGKADTANANSLNKEFAPVMKEHMKYIIDHAEEIDKMLKVNAQVTELKSIMLENIDKVLVRGEHIMDIDVKAKDLRDQAQQYKVHGTQLKRKMWYQNMKIKLLFLGILVLLILVIWLSICHGFDCTN; from the exons atgaGTCAGGAATCGTTCATATACAGCTTTGTGGCACGAGGCACCATGATCTTGGCGGAGTACACCGAGTTCAGTGGCAACTTCCCAGCGATTGCGGCTCGGTGCCTTGAGAAACTCGGGTCCTCCAACGACAAGTTCACCTACACCTGCGACCACCACACCTTCAACTTTCTCGTCGAGGATGGCTACG CTTACTGTGTTGTTGCCAAAGAATCTGTTGGCAAGCAGATATCCTTTGCATTCTTGGAACGGATGAAGTTAGACTTTAGGAAAAGATATGGGGGTGGTAAAGCAGATACAGCAAATGCCAATAGTCTTAACAAGGAGTTCGC GCCAGTCATGAAAGAGCACATGAAGTACATTATTGACCATGCTGAAGAGATTGACAAGATGTTAAAAGTGAACGCCCAAGTTACAGAACTTAAAAGTattatgctggagaatattgaCAAG GTTCTTGTTAGGGGGGAACACATAATGGACATTGATGTCAAGGCTAAAGATTTACGCGATCAG GCCCAACAGTACAAAGTACATGGAACACAACTTAAACGGAAGATGTGGTATCAAAACATGAAAATAAAGCTGCTGTTTCTTGGAATCTTAGTACTCCTCATTCTAGTAATCTGGCTTTCTATTTGCCATGGATTTGACTGCACCAACTAG
- the LOC122294718 gene encoding flowering-promoting factor 1-like protein 3, whose product MSGVWVFKDGVVRLVENPAAESLDARRKVLVHTPSNEVITSYAALERKLLSLGWERYYKDPDLLQFHKPSTVHLISLPKDFNRFKSMHMFDIVVKNRNMFEVKDM is encoded by the coding sequence ATGTCTGGTGTATGGGTTTTCAAGGATGGTGTTGTTCGCCTGGTTGAGAACCCGGCGGCGGAATCATTGGATGCGCGGCGCAAGGTGCTAGTCCACACGCCTAGCAACGAGGTGATTACCTCGTACGCGGCCCTGGAGCGGAAGCTGTTGTCGCTTGGTTGGGAGAGGTACTACAAGGATCCAGACCTCCTCCAGTTCCACAAACCATCCACAGTCCACCTCATCTCTCTCCCCAAGGATTTCAACAGGTTCAAGTCCATGCACATGTTCGATATCGTCGTCAAAAACCGTAACATGTTCGAAGTCAAGGACATGTAG